A genomic region of Bactrocera dorsalis isolate Fly_Bdor chromosome 3, ASM2337382v1, whole genome shotgun sequence contains the following coding sequences:
- the LOC105222911 gene encoding DNA polymerase zeta catalytic subunit, with protein MSQAKEDAGVFSVRLVIADFYMEKPIFGFDPCYSEFRGKEIKRVPIIRIFGSSADGRKTCMHVHGVFPYFYIPYEAKEFESLNKAIYQITSNVDKAINVSLGQACSNAIHVFKVQLVKGIPFYGYHRGEHQLLKIYMFNPRFVRRAANLLQSGAVMNKNFHPFESHVPYILQFMIDYNLYGMSFVHIPLDVVKFRQTGDDHNPTESHIPALKQAQFLDPTVAKKQSTCEFEVDIGSNFILNRFQLALRSNNSKTHSNPGIEAIWNDERLRRQKMAERPDIEKVPDLELPPTQERCNVQPTESDIFHRTVLQSKLMALELAATGNVSQADQSMNLTLQTSSANFTLLNSGDKEQHHTFNLRKIIGNAIYPEECTPDENLVDASFIENHVSQNGFQISSSVIQPTATPPINKDSADRGDSIFLDDTVVDEELFSNLNSETPKQTNMSMGAEDLELLDILQQLEEHEEDENQIDLDSTLAPLTQTHNKFDPSPELLDKQVIAAAMSQPVPECDTDSDTSENGNIHDYSIILEDMDELILKFTPSQSTEEAGNQSGLPQMDGSDDLLPKTPVKGASSAKTGNNRNVLSSPRTPITTNREHLSPKRSPRTPKSSASKKYAPLPLTITCKKQERNVSNEAETTPARQSVLRNLDLGSCDAKNTKMTLSKKLALTALRRKSVDWSPSTTRENFTANREPSDEGTVKRTPIRRSRRTMDLDRTHITCELTPRRKSERILKVYSIEEEAVVSAAEGTPKSRSVTSLTRKCGPEPQNPNKTNETLTDASKNSCRDKLAKVAQTKNQTEGVPNTENHKRSPERRQPQIRKCVVRISKRLKRTGSNSSGTNTPEPSKLTANNHDNEIPDDRHEELSKSTIYTSPQFNLSKEQEKCLPNNTSPQLNSSDSDEIAASDTEDAPTPISAKRLRRSFHLVQHRRMQKNDVSYKSIHETTKGDDKMTKSSTSPTEALKIDTDDCADIEDPHIQSFYDISFTEDLSSPPNFKEILSPTNVNLVKDGSSIPLIRDESHNSLQCGQLLAKGQDATSMLISSTILNNTTPLLTVSASNSAKQLVQLTPLNLPPSYEEVLASCAKLDIPEYEFQKPFYGNPDDITRLKEVGHIALHIPGNTLNDCEEFKSVLGDELQSLTEWRRKQMLAISGPSALTTHCSHRNAQRIREYFAEPKRVTITPQIYAPTRQEAKLWLKARDLLAKGEASAQNKLNLEESPIKVRRQKTIMILNDGGGGGDDDEDVLNNTNCITLTPPTPLVNTQRSSNAANTTEETTVKANACAKVQSRTKRAKLSLNKQLMACASPEMSMLTADASLQLSQSVQNTQILSSAQVVTSNDTTISNETVLKALERNLFLKDLQSKAVPSSHELSFGLSSASLDNTFGFKVNLENLQQAKSDVECNYLTTIILELFVPTRGNLLPDPVHDEVRCLFYAIEHRSPATQTKGDTLLPQNDCGCIIVKDIESDNAVRDQRMYGTGGNNDVTMRFVNTEIEAFEALVELSMRWDPDIYGGYEIETASWGYVLERGKHLGFNIAPLLSRVPTQKVREYVDEDREHFTDLDIELKLCGRILLDVWRLMRSEIALTSYTFENVMYHILHKRCPAHNHRALTEWFEVPYTRWIVIEYYVERVRGTLALLDQLDLIGRTSEMAKLIGIQFYEVLSRGSQFRVESMMLRIAKPRNLVPLSPSVQQRAHMRAPEYLPLILEPQSRFYADPVIVLDFQSLYPSMIIAYNYCFSTCLGRVEHLGHSAPFEFGASQLRVSPTLLRRLIDNDLITISPCGAVFVKSSVREGILPRMLSEILNTRQMVKQSMKLDKSNSALQRILHSRQLGLKLMANVTYGYTAANFSGRMPAVEVGDSVVAKGRETLERAIRMVESNEKWRVRVVYGDTDSLFVQVPGRNREQAFKIGEEIAAAVTKDNPQPVKLKLEKVYQPCILQTKKRYVGYMYETADQAEPVYEAKGIETVRRDGCPAVAKMLEKVLRILFETTDVSKIKQYVCRQFSKLLAGRANLQDLIFAKEFRGLNGYKPTACVPALELTRKWLQTDPRRIPRCGERVPFIIVNGPPGVPLIRLVRSPHEVLADEGLKINAIYYITKAIIPPLNRCLLLIGADVNEWFASLPRKLLIVPPVSTANKLAFNVEQANHAKKSTISQYFSATNCIANCGRQTKQGICAECERQPQRTFVILHQKMAKIERGYQLVQQICQACCGRVGEIKCSSLDCPVLYVNEVKRRDLQQVEHIRKLLAERF; from the exons ATGAGCCAAGCAAAGGAAGACGCAGGAGTTTTCTCAGTGCGGTTGGTCATAGCGGATTTTTACATGGAGAAGCCGATATTCGGCTTCGATCCATGCTATTCGGAGTTTCGCggcaaagaaattaaaaga GTGCCAATAATTAGAATTTTTGGATCTAGCGCTGATGGACGCAAAACGTGCATGCACGTACACGGTGTCTTTCCCTATTTCTATATACCTTACGAAGCGAAGGAGTTCGAATCATTGAACAAAGCAATCTACCAAATTACTAGTAATGTGGACAAAGCAATTAACGTATCATTGGGACAGGCGTGTTCTAACGCGATACATGTATTTAAAGTGCAGTTGGTCAAGGGCAT TCCATTCTATGGTTACCATCGCGGTGAACATCAGCTCCTTAAAATCTACATGTTTAATCCAAGATTTGTAAGGCGTGCAGCAAATTTGTTACAAAGCGGCGCCGTTATGAATAAGAATTTTCACCCTTTCGAATCACATGTGCCCTATATTCTACAGTTTATGATTGATTATAACTTATATGGCATGAGTTTTGTTCATATACCACTCGATGTTGTTAAATTTCGCCAAACTGGTGATGATCATAATCCCACAG aatccCACATTCCAGCGTTGAAGCAAGCACAGTTTCTTGATCCAACAGTGGCGAAAAAACAGTCAACTTGTGAATTTGAGGTGGATATCGGATCTAATTTCATATTGAACCGTTTTCAACTCGCTTTGCGCAGTAATAACAGTAAAACGCATTCGAACCCAGGTATCGAAGCAATTTGGAATGATGAACGTTTGCGTAGACAGAAGATGGCAGAGAGACCTGATATTGAGAAG GTGCCTGATCTGGAGTTGCCGCCCACTCAAGAGCGTTGCAATGTACAACCAACAGAGAGCGATATATTCCACCGTACTGTCCTGCAAAGCAAATTAATGGCATTAGAATTGGCTGCAACGGGAAATGTCAGTCAAGCTGATCAATCCATGAATTTGACGCTACAAACAAGTAGTGccaattttactttattaaattcTGGTGATAAAGAACAG CATCACACCTTCAATCTTCGCAAAATTATTGGTAATGCTATTTATCCAGAGGAATGCACTCCTGACGAAAATTTGGTTGATGCATCCTTCATTGAGAATCATGTCTCGCAAAATGGCTTTCAAATAAGTAGTTCAGTAATACAGCCCACAGCAACACCGCCCATTAACAAAGATAGTGCTGATCGTGGGGATAGCATTTTTTTGGATGACACTGTCGTTGATGAagaattattttcgaatttgaaTTCCGAAACACCAAAACAAACGAATATGAGTA TGGGTGCAGAAGATTTGGAGTTGTTGGATATTCTACAACAGCTGGAAGAGCATGAAGAAGATGAAAATCAAATTGATTTAGATAGCACACTTGCACCACTAACACAAACgcataataaat TTGATCCTTCACCAGAATTGCTGGACAAGCAAGTGATAGCTGCAGCTATGAGTCAACCAGTGCCTGAATGCGACACCGATTCCGATACCAGTGAAAATGGCAATATACATGATTACTCCATAATTTTAGAGGATATGGATGAATTGATCTTAAAATTTACACCCAGCCAATCAACCGAAGAAGCTGGTAATCAATCCGGTTTGCCACAAATGGATGGTTCAGACGATTTATTGCCCAAGACACCGGTTAAAGGCGCAAGCAGTGCGAAAACAGGCAACAATCGAAATGTATTAAGTTCACCACGAACACCAATCACCACTAATAGAGAACATTTGTCACCGAAACGTTCGCCAAGAACGCCAAAGTCTAGTGCAAGCAAAAAGTATGCACCATTACCGTTAACAATCACTTGTAagaaacaagaga gAAATGTCTCAAACGAAGCTGAAACAACTCCAGCGCGTCAATCAGTTTTAAGAAATTTAGATCTCGGTTCCTGTGACGCTAAAAA cACCAAAATGACCTTAAGCAAAAAGCTGGCCTTAACCGCTTTGCGGCGAAAAAGTGTGGACTGGAGTCCAAGCACAACACGGGAAAATTTTACAGCAAACAGAGAACCAAGCGACGAGGGTACCGTAAAACG TACACCAATTCGCCGCTCTCGAAGAACTATGGACTTGGATAGAACACACATTACTTGCGAGTTAACGCCACGTAGAAAAAGTGAGCGAATTTTAAAAGTATACAGCATTGAAGAAGAAGCGGTGGTAAGCGCAGCCGAAGGAACTCCGAAGTCTAGATCCGTTACCTCTCTTACTCGGAAGTGTGGTCCGGAACCACAGAATCCGAATAAAACCAACGAGACGTTAACAGATGCAAGTAAAAATAGTTGTCGGGACAAGTTGGCGAAAGTTGCTCAGACAAAAAACCAAACGGAAGGGGTTCCAAATACAGAAAACCATAAGAGAAGCCCGGAACGTCGTCAACCTCAGATACGAAAGTGTGTAGTGAGAATTAGTAAACGTTTAAAGCGAACAGGTTCAAATAGTTCGGGTACTAATACGCCTGAACCGTCAAAGTTGACAGCCAATAACCATGATAATGAAATCCCCGATGATCGTCACGAAGAATTAAGCAAGAGCACAATTTACACAAGCCCtcaatttaatttaagcaaAGAGCAAGAAAAGTGTCTACCAAATAATACAAGTCCGCAACTCAACTCAAGTGATAGCGATGAGATTGCTGCTTCAGACACGGAAGACGCTCCCACACCTATTAGCGCAAAACGTCTACGGCGCAGCTTTCACCTGGTGCAACATAGAAGAATGCAGAAAAATGATGTTTCGTATAAATCGATACATGAGACCACAAAAGGAGACGATAAAATGACGAAATCGTCGACCTCACCCACAGAAGCGCTTAAAATAGATACTGATGACTGCGCGGATATAGAAGATCCGCATATACAAAGTTTCTACGATATATCATTTACCGAAGATCTTAGTAGTCCGCCAAATTTCAAAGAGATTTTAAGTCCAACTAACGTAAATTTAGTAAAAGATGGCTCTTCTATACCACTTATTAGAGATGAGTCGCATAATTCACTTCAATGCGGCCAACTACTTGCAAAAGGCCAAGACGCTACGTCAATGCTTATATCAAGTACAATATTGAATAATACCACACCTTTGCTCACAGTATCGGCATCGAATTCTGCAAAGCAATTAGTGCAGCTGACTCCACTTAATCTGCCACCAAGTTATGAAGAAGTGTTGGCGAGCTGTGCAAAGCTGGACATACCCGAGTATGAGTTTCAAAAGCCCTTCTATGGCAATCCCGATGACATAACGCGGCTGAAGGAAGTCGGTCACATCGCTTTGCATATTCCAG GAAACACGCTCAACGACTGCGAGGAATTCAAAAGTGTTCTTGGTGACGAGCTGCAGAGTCTTACGGAATGGCGTCGCAAGCAAATGTTAGCGATTAGCGGTCCCTCAGCACTCACAACGCACTGTTCTCACCGAAATGCTCAACGAATACGTGAATACTTTGCCGAGCCGAAGCGAGTTACGATCACACCTCAAATATACGCGCCCACACGTCAAGAAGCTAAATTGTGGTTAAAGGCGCGCGATCTGTTGGCCAAAGGCGAGGCAAGTGCGCAGAATAAACTAAACTTGGAGGAGAGTCCTATAAAAGTGCGACGTCAAAAGACCATAATGATATTAAACGatggtggcggtggcggtgaTGACGATGAGGACGTCCTAAACAATACAAATTGCATCACATTAACACCGCCAACGCCGTTAGTGAATACGCAAAGGTCGTCAAATGCAGCAAACACGACTGAAGAAACGACAGTTAAGGCAAATGCGTGTGCGAAAGTGCAGTCACGCACGAAACGCGCAAAGCTTTCTTTGAATAAGCAGTTGATGGCCTGCGCTAGTCCGGAAATGAGTATGCTCACGGCAGATGCCAGTTTACAGTTATCGCAAAGTGTGCAAAACACACAAATCTTGAGCAGTGCGCAGGTTGTGACCTCCAACGACACCACCATATCGAACGAAACCGTTTTAAAGGCACTGGAAaggaatttatttcttaaagatTTGCAATCGAAAGCCGTGCCTTCGTCCCATGAGCTCAGTTTTGGTTTGAGTAGCGCTTCGCTGGACAACACCTTTGGTTTCAAAGTGAATTTGGAGAATTTGCAGCAAGCCAAATCGGATGTGGAg TGCAATTATTTAACAACCATAATCCTGGAGTTATTTGTGCCGACGCGTGGTAATTTGCTACCCGATCCAGTGCACGATGAGGTGCGTTGTCTCTTTTACGCCATCGAACATCGTTCGCCAGCAACGCAGACGAAAGGCGACACCCTTTTACCGCAAAATGATTGTGGCTGCATTATTGTTAAGGATATAGAAAGTGATAATGCTGTGCGGGACCAACGCATGTATGGCACGGGCGGCAATAACGATGTGACGATGCGTTTCGTGAATACCGAAATCGAGGCATTCGAAGCGCTTGTGGAGTTGAGCATGCGTTGGGATCCCGATATCTATGGTGGTTACGAGATCGAGACGGCATCGTGGGGTTATGTTTTGGAACGTGGCAAGCACCTCGGTTTCAACATAGCACCGCTGCTATCACGCGTGCCGACGCAGAAAGTGCGTGAGTACGTGGATGAGGACCGCGAGCATTTCACCGATTTGGATATCGAG TTGAAGCTTTGCGGTCGCATTCTGTTGGATGTGTGGCGTTTAATGCGTTCAGAAATCGCGCTCACCTCGTACACTTTCGAAAATGTCATGTATCATATTTTGCATAAACGCTGTCCAGCGCATAATCATCGTGCGCTCACCGAATGGTTTGAGGTGCCCTACACACGTTGGATCGTCATTGAGTATTATGTGGAACGTGTACGCGGCACTTTGGCGCTGTTGGACCAACTGGATCTGATTGGCCGCACCAGTGAAATGGCAAAACTAATTGGCATACAATTTTATGAAGTTCTGTCACGTGGCTCACAATTTCGTGTGGAAAGTATGATGTTGAG GATAGCAAAACCACGGAATCTGGTGCCGCTCTCACCGAGCGTACAACAGCGTGCTCACATGCGAGCGCCCGAGTACTTACCGCTTATATTGGAGCCACAATCACGCTTCTATGCAGATCCAGTCATTGTATTGGACTTTCAAAGTTTGTATCCGAGCATGATTATAGCCTACAATTACTGCTTCTCCACTTGTTTGGGGCGTGTTGAGCATTTGGGACA CTCCGCGCCTTTCGAATTCGGCGCTTCACAGTTACGCGTTTCGCCCACATTACTACGTCGTTTGATTGACAACGATCTCATCACCATTTCGCCTTGCGGTGCTGTCTTTGTGAAATCGTCGGTGCGCGAGGGTATTCTACCGCGCATGCttagtgaaattttaaacacacgCCAAATGGTTAAACAATCGATGAAATTGGATAAATCCAATTCGGCTCTCCAACGCATACTCCATTCCAGACAACTCGGCCTGAAATTGATGGCGAATGTGACATATGGCTACACGGCGGCGAATTTTAGTGGCCGCATGCCTGCCGTGGAAGTAGGAGATTCCGTTGTGGCGAAAGGCCGCGAGACGCTTGAACGCGCCATTCGTATGGTGGAGTCTAATGAAAAATGGCGTGTGCGTGTCGTTTACGGTGACACAGACTCGCTGTTTGTACAAGTGCCGGGGCGCAATCGTGAAcaagctttcaaaataggcGAGGAAATCGCAGCGGCCGTCACCAAAGACAATCCACAACCGGTGAAATTGAAACTGGAAAAGGTATATCAACCCTGCATACTGCAAACTAAGAAACGTTACGTTGGCTATATGTATGAAACTGCGGATCAGGCGGAACCCGTCTATGAGGCGAAGGGTATTGAGACGGTGCGTCGCGATGGTTGCCCGGCCGTTGCAAAAATGCTAGAGAAAGTGTTGCGTATCCTTTTCGAAACAACAGATGTGAGCAAAATCAAACAATACGTTTGCCGACAATTTAGTAAACTACTTGCTGGACGCGCCAATTTGCAGGATTTGATATTTGCAAAGGAGTTTCGAGGACTGAATGGCTACAAGCCCACTGCGTGTGTGCCAGCGCTTGAGTTGACGAG GAAATGGTTACAGACCGATCCACGTCGTATACCGCGTTGTGGTGAGCGCGTTCCATTCATCATTGTTAATGGACCACCCGGTGTACCGCTAATCCGGCTCGTACGCAGTCCACATGAAGTGCTGGCTGATGAAGGCTTGAAAATCAACGCAATCTATTATATCACCAAAGCAATTATACCGCCACTTAATCGTTGCTTGCTACTCATCGGCGCGGATGTGAATGAATg GTTCGCCAGCTTGCCCCGGAAATTACTTATCGTCCCACCAGTTTCCACAGCCAACAAGCTGGCTTTCAATGTGGAACAGGCAAATCATGCGAAGAAGAGCacaatttcacaatatttctcAGCCACAAATTGTATTGCCAACTGCGGACGCCAGACAAAGCAAGGCATCTGCGCGGAGTGTGAACGGCAGCCGCAACGCACCTTCGTCATATTGCACCAGAAAATGGCCAAAATTGAGCGGGGCTACCAATTGGTGCAGCAGATATGTCAGGCATGCTGTGGTCGCGTGGGAGAGATCAAATGTAGTTCCCTAGATTGTCCCGTGTTATACGTGAATGAGGTCAAACGTCGTGACCTGCAGCAAGTGGAACATATACGTAAACTGCTGGCAGAGAGATTTTGA
- the LOC105222894 gene encoding calcineurin subunit B type 1: protein MGNETSLPMEMCSNFDADEIRRLGKRFRKLDLDNSGALSVDEFMSLPELQQNPLVQRVIDIFDADGNGEVDFKEFIQGVSQFSVKGDKLSKLRFAFRIYDMDNDGYISNGELFQVLKMMVGNNLKDTQLQQIVDKTICFADKDEDGKISFDEFCSVVGNTDIHKKMVVDV, encoded by the exons atg GGTAATGAAACCTCTTTGCCCATGGAGATGTGCTCCAACT TTGATGCTGATGAGATCAGACGTTTAGGCAAACGTTTCCGCAAACTCGACTTGGATAATTCGGGAGCACTGAGCGTAGATGAATTCATGTCCTTGCCGGAATTACAACAAAATCCTTTGGTACAGCGCGTCATCGATATTTTTGATGCGGACGGTAATGGCGAAGTCGATTTCAAGGAGTTCATACAAGGCGTATCACAGTTTAGTGTTAAAGGCGACAAACTATCAAAATTGCGTTTCGCCTTCCGCATCTACGACATGGATAATGATGGTTACATATCGAATGGTGAACTTTTTCAA GTGTTAAAAATGATGGTGGGCAATAATCTGAAAGACACACAATTACAGCAAATTGTTGATAAAACTATTTGCTTTGCCGACAAAGATGAGGATGGTAAAATCTCCTTCGATGAATTTTGCTCCGTGGTCGGTAATACAGATATACACAAAAAAATGGTTGTTGACGTTTAA